In Spodoptera frugiperda isolate SF20-4 chromosome 4, AGI-APGP_CSIRO_Sfru_2.0, whole genome shotgun sequence, a single window of DNA contains:
- the LOC118272707 gene encoding nucleoprotein TPR isoform X3, with amino-acid sequence MEAAESEAGVKTHLNNVLSDEEIANLPSPITEKINAYIDKTFEEYLTSKALHETNKSQIGDRVSSLEAQILEVTAKYDDAVKKLSTSDETITELTQQVESLNTELEKARDKITRLENEIISFKSSRDAAVDERNDLTRILQRRDAEIERLTSSEAALSQQLRAAIDAKCEALALNDEIQSKELTLQYREKRIEQERTLLNSQIAGLTEEVNRLTSELQTVRLNNTSRSVNLETQLAEKIEELNAANETITQLNEVKKNLNNRAESLTQRLMEQREIENKMTENYKKELEAKTKLADLFKTMHDDAEAKTLEMTEGIAELQKLLNEATEKYGELETKYKQAELDHEELMDKKNEIISSLKNELEHANDLLKAANAQSLDMALSDLAPSAATASKLLKSGMSLTQIYSQLVKVSDELAQEKEDNRRLNVTINTIVQELEEKAPLLQKQKMEYEEALESNTALSQQIDSLVIECNRLRDDYNESSKIANHYSRENTKLKGELADLGRQVCFLLKEIEHNRGGLLPNGDHDSSQTASNTTNSSDLSSSRIISKTLVTFSDIQELQSNNQKLLRMIREMTDKQEEFERHKEQFESGELQNKIESLKNRVVELTEAQDRQTKMVNGLIRQRDMFKKLYHDHMKGKRHELSASEITELEKSGIYSMETTPEKVSKTPVPETSSFEIKYKETEKQLELLKEEYKTYKEEKVTNERMLFEQIDSMRQEIGKLTAANSKCASTSEYNNERLKILQTNITTYKKQISSLEEKNKAYNATIAKQEVSLQHLRDEALNAQSKLAAAEIQLENLKLEFKLLKDAELRIQTEKEMLTRERQGQSLLLKNLELIKASLERVEAENRAKIETRLDEATRECSALRRRLQEEQDRFRELAAHLERQTNTAKERMQEEKDAADNLRKEITEMRQELLEKNKSNEELTKKLKVALSPNTDGSYDTVKKIRDLENKLSDKQGEVQSLQEQLNVAKEHIKQYCDISESAEKELKALHTEYEAYKTETDAKLADYTSKLQNLEDKCSELEAELSLHANGEHSNSNTALKNELANIKEELNNSINNTNSYRSELESARAEITKLSEALQNAEEKYTHEMILHSSDIQALSHVKEELLRAQNQLNELTALKQRAVEDLETEKKSWSDRQNILMSENSQLTERLKDLNDQNALLHDQIQALGTQLSVTHASRTDSFNESANDSNINVSVSEEDGKSSEQLFQIVKYLRKEKDIAMAKFDILQAETMRLKSQLEIAEKQLDETKLTLAAEREKSEVSMVTVNRQSDILRKVETLNALTDSNRILREERDILSARVEELAAIAKSTESQLAPLQEKISDLSSKNETLQSENNALKADCARWRTRVNALVERANKTSPEDWKRLQNERETLAKMLTNEKENVRKLNEELGAIKVEKSKIEEQYSLLSRQQNILAEENKKLNEELHTLKDDMARVTEEVTKLKAEHSAIVAANAKLTEELSNKDASLTDIRNKENQIRKIAKKYKAQYEELVKTTEEEKKKNEGDVAAADAAMTESNKKFEEHIAELQAKLETEKANTDKLKQELETLRSANLEKEEKSKQVLKQAKSKIVQLTELKNTLSRELDESRNKIGAIEQSTRDEQDVRLALIKSQYEGRLSRLEKERSEAQAEKTREVEALHQKVTMLQRQLASQASASKQQATTEKSTTEPPTANIKPMAAQQSVTASRRGGETPLASIRPMAQVGPTAPHDAHTTEYMPASSSRPLPRAALAASTAPPESTQDMDTSEAGMGSSGSSDSTAQPSTHSQVPQQAVAMVMPRIEQPSGTASGSLTGVPAASSAAASSVATPAASAPPISGTTAGPSTSCPVSQASGSVSTSHAPPGVSTSAAAAGVSTSHAAPGVSTSHAAPGVSTSHPPPGVSTSHAPPGVSTSHAPPDARPPKRRLQQRPLASKRTRVQGFERSVEVEYQVPTSSRCDQDDEGVIVVDSEEDDERCTGTMYREGEEEEEDMEEEQEVEAGEEEEEVEGDDSENTTRQESPAQSPEAGEEAEEGAAGAARAEADSEPAPAIQQIEAISSGTEQSGALSLGGNNGDDGDDSIVPSTPTLYVPRRNDGFGEAVVSPVGGGAGAARFTFAEAHAALQQHHDTHADLAAALPPAPLAAPALDARPEGGETRDWEESRAEEEATAVSSQGSEPSSPHQQVAEEGREAEASAPTGVARRSHTQQHAHSPHSPHSQNQRWMRAADSESGTRGRGMRSRGRPSRRSHNYNRF; translated from the exons ATGGAGGCCGCTGAATCTGAAGCCGGTGTAAAAACTCACTTGAATAATGTGTTATCAGACGAGGAAATTGCTAATTTACCCAGTCCCATTACAGAAAAGATCAATGCTTACATCGATAAAACATTTGAAGAATATTTAACATCTAAAGCTCTTCATGAAACCAATAAGTCCCAGATAG gTGATCGGGTATCATCACTGGAAGCCCAGATCCTTGAAGTGACGGCGAAATATGACGATGCTGTAAAGAAGCTTTCAACATCTGATGAAACTATCACAGAACTTACACAACAGGTTGAATCTTTAAATACCGAATTAGAAAAAGCGCGTGATAAAATAACACGCcttgaaaatgaaattatttctttcaaaaGCTCAAGAGACGCTGCTGTTGACGAAAGAAATGACTTGACAAGAATATTACAAAGGCGAGATGCCGAAATTGAAAGACTAACTTCTAGTGAGGCTGCATTGTCTCAACAATTACGTGCAGCGATTGATGCCAAATGTGAAGCCTTAGCACTAAATGATGAAATACAAAGCAAAGAACTTACACTGCAATATCGTGAAAAACGTATTGAACAGGAAAGAACTTTACTTAATTCACAAATTGCTGGCTTGACTGAAGAAGTTAATCGTCTGACATCTGAACTGCAAACTGTAAGATTAAACAACACCAGTCGTTCAGTGAACTTGGAAACTCAATTAGCTGAAAAAATCGAGGAACTGAATGCTGCCAATGAGACTATTACTCAGTTAAATGAGGTAAAGAAAAATTTGAACAACAGAGCTGAAAGTCTCACTCAACGTTTAATGGAACAAagagaaatagaaaataaaatgacagaaaattacaaaaaagaGTTGGAGGCCAAAACTAAATTAGCTGACTTATTTAAAACCATGCATGATGACGCTGAAGCAAAAACCTTGGAGATGACTGAAGGAATTGCAGAATTACAAAAATTATTGAATGAAGCCACTGAGAAATATGGGGAACTggaaacaaaatacaaacaagCTGAGTTGGACCATGAAGAATTAATGGAtaagaaaaatgaaataattagttCATTAAAGAATGAATTGGAACATgcaaatgatttattaaaagcTGCTAATGCTCAAAGTCTTGACATGGCTTTAAGTGACTTGGCTCCATCAGCAGCAACTGCAAGTAAACTGTTGAAATCAGGAATGTCTCTTACACAAATATATTCCCAATTGGTGAAAGTTTCGGATGAGCTAGCTCAAGAAAAGGAAGATAATAGACGTCTCAATGTCACCATTAACACCATTGTTCAAGAATTGGAGGAAAAAGCTCCTTTactgcaaaaacaaaaaatggaaTATGAAGAAGCATTAGAAAGCAACACAGCTCTGTCTCAGCAAATTGATTCCCTAGTCATTGAATGTAATAGACTTCGAGATGATTACAATGAATCATCTAAAATAGCAAACCACTACAGTCgtgaaaatacaaaattgaaaGGTGAATTGGCGGATTTAGGAAGACAAGTTTGTTTCTTGTTGAAAGAAATTGAACACAATCGTGGAGGTCTTTTACCTAATGGTGACCATGATTCATCACAAACTGCTTCTAATACGACAAATTCATCTGATTTAAGTTCATCAAGAATTATATCTAAAACATTGGTGACATTTTCAGATATTCAAGAATTACAATCAAATAATCAAAAACTTTTGCGTATGATACGCGAAATGACAGATAAGCAAGAAGAATTCGAACGCCATAAGGAACAATTTGAGAGTGGTGAATTGCAAAATAAGATAGAATCCTTGAAAAATAGAGTTGTTGAGCTCACTGAAGCTCAAGATCGTCAAACGAAAATGGTCAATGGCCTTATCAGACAAAGAGACATGTTTAAGAAACTGTATCATGATCATATGAAAGGCAAACGCCATGAGTTATCTGCATCTGAGATCACAGAGTTAGAAAAAAGTGGAATTTACTCAATGGAAACCACACCTGAAAAAGTTAGCAAGACTCCTGTTCCGGAGACATCttcatttgaaattaaatacaaagaaaCAGAGAAACAATTGGAATTATTAAAGGAAGAATACAAAACTTACAAAGAGGAAAAAGTAACTAATGAAAGAATGCTATTTGAACAGATTGATAGCATGAGGCAAGAAATAGGTAAATTGACTGCTGCCAACAGTAAATGTGCTTCGACATCCGAGTACAATAATGAAAGACTTAAAATTCTGCAAACCAATATTACAACTTATAAAAAGCAAATTTCGTCTTTAGAAGAAAAGAATAAAGCTTATAATGCTACCATAGCTAAGCAGGAAGTCTCATTGCAACATTTAAGAGATGAGGCTTTAAATGCTCAGAGTAAACTTGCAGCTGCTGAAATACAACTAGAAAACTTGAAACtagaatttaaattacttaaagaTGCTGAGCTGCGTATACAAACAGAAAAAGAAATGTTAACCAGAGAAAGACAAGGCCAATCTTTACTTCTGAAAAATTTGGAACTAATCAAAGCTAGTTTAGAACGCGTAGAAGCAGAGAATCGAGCAAAAATTGAGACAAGGTTAGATGAAGCTACCAGGGAATGTTCAGCTTTAAGAAGAAGGCTACAGGAAGAACAAGATCGATTTAGAGAATTGGCAGCTCATCTAGAACGGCAGACGAATACAGCAAAAGAAAGAATGCAGGAAGAAAAGGATGCTGCAGATAATTTAAGAAAAGAAATTACCGAAATGAGACAAGAGTTATTAGAGAAAAATAAGTCAAACgaagaattaactaaaaagcTCAAAGTTGCTCTATCTCCCAACACTGATGGATCATATGAcacagttaaaaaaataagggatttagaaaataaattgtcagACAAACAAGGAGAAGTCCAGTCACTCCAGGAACAACTGAATGTAGCAAAAgaacatataaaacaatattgtgatATATCAGAAAGCGCAGAAAAGGAATTAAAAGCTCTTCATACTGAATATGAAGCTTATAAAACTGAAACTGATGCTAAGTTGGCGGATTATACCAGTAAATTGCAGAATTTGGAAGATAAGTGTTCAGAGCTAGAGGCTGAGTTATCACTACATGCCAATGGAGAACATTCCAATAGTAACACTGCATTGAAGAACGAATTAGCCAATATCAAGGAAGAATTGAATAATTccataaataatactaatagttACCGCTCGGAACTTGAATCTGCACGTGCTGAAATAACTAAGCTCTCAGAAGCACTACAGAATGCAGAAGAAAAATACACTCATGAAATGATTTTACATTCAAGTGATATTCAAGCCCTGTCTCATGTTAAAGAAGAATTACTACGAgcacaaaatcaattaaatgaaCTAACTGCTTTGAAACAGCGTGCTGTAGAAGATTTAGAAACGGAAAAGAAGTCATGGTCAGATAGACAAAACATATTAATGAGTGAAAATAGCCAACTTACTGAGCGATTGAAAGACTTAAATGACCAAAATGCTCTGTTACATGACCAAATACAAGCTTTGGGCACACAGCTGTCAGTTACTCATGCATCTCGCACAGATAGTTTTAATGAGTCTGCAAATGATTCCAATATTAATGTTTCAGTAAGTGAAGAAGATGGAAAATCGTCTGAGCAATTATTCCAAATTGTGAAGTACTTAAGGAAAGAAAAAGATATTGCTATGGCTAAATTTGACATCCTACAAGCTGAAACTATGCGACTAAAATCGCAATTAGAAATAGCAGAGAAACAGCTTGatgaaacaaaattaactcTAGCAGCCGAAAGAGAAAAATCTGAAGTGAGTATGGTGACTGTGAATAGACAGTCAGATATATTAAGAAAAGTTGAAACTTTGAATGCTCTGACTGACAGTAACAGAATATTAAGAGAAGAGCGCGATATATTGTCTGCTCGCGTCGAAGAGCTGGCAGCAATCGCAAAATCAACGGAGTCTCAATTAGCACCATTGCAAGAGAAAATTTCTGACCTTTCATCCAAAAATGAAACTTTACAATCTGAAAACAATGCTTTGAAGGCAGATTGTGCAAGATGGAGAACTAGAGTAAATGCCTTGGTTGAACGTGCTAACAAAACCAGTCCTGAAGATTGGAAACGCCTTCAAAATGAAAGAGAGACTCTTGctaaaatgttaacaaatgaaaaagaaaatgtcagaAAACTTAATGAAGAACTTGGGGCTATTAAAGTAGAAAAGTCTAAAATAGAGGAACAATATTCCTTATTATCAAGACAGCAAAATATTTTAGCAGAAGAAAACAAAAAGCTTAATGAAGAATTACATACTCTTAAGGATGATATGGCTAGAGTTACTGAAGAAGTTACAAAACTTAAAGCAGAACATTCTGCAATTGTCGCCGCCAATGCTAAACTAACTGAAGAACTATCTAATAAAGATGCTTCCTTGACTGACatcagaaataaagaaaatcagATCAGAAAAATCGCTAAAAAGTACAAAGCTCAGTATGAAGAATTAGTAAAAACAACAGAggaagagaagaaaaagaatgaAGGTGATGTTGCAGCTGCAGACGCTGCAATGACAGAAAGCAATAAGAAATTCGAAGAACACATAGCTGAACTTCAAGCAAAACTTGAAACTGAAAAGGCAAACacagataaattaaaacaagagcTAGAAACTCTCAGGTCTGCAAATcttgaaaaagaagaaaaatctaAACAAGTTTTAAAGCAAGCTAAAAGCAAAATTGTTCAACTGActgaacttaaaaataccttaagCCGCGAATTAGATGAGTCTCGGAATAAAATCGGTGCGATTGAGCAAAGTACTCGGGACGAACAAGATGTAAGACTAGCGCTTATAAAATCTCAATATGAAGGACGACTTTCACGATTAGAGAAAGAACGCAGTGAGGCCCAGGCAGAAAAAACTAGAGAGGTGGAAGCTTTACATCAGAAAGTCACTATGCTTCAGCGGCAACTAGCAAGTCAAGCATCAGCTTCTAAACAACAAGCCACTACTGAGAAAAGTACTACAGAACCACCAACTGCTAACATCAAACCTATGGCTG CACAGCAAAGTGTAACTGCAAGTCGACGTGGGGGCGAGACTCCTCTGGCATCAATTCGTCCAATGGCACAAGTGGGACCGACAGCGCCACATGACGCTCACACAACAGAGTACATGCCTGCATCCTCGTCGCGACCGCTTCCTCGAGCTGCCTTAGCAGCATCCACGGCACCTCCAGAGTCGACACAG gatATGGATACCAGCGAAGCTGGCATGGGTAGTTCTGGTTCTAGTGACAGTACAGCACAACCTTCGACACATTCCCAAGTACCACAACAA GCTGTGGCAATGGTTATGCCACGCATCGAACAACCCAGCGGCACTGCGTCTGGCAGCTTGACAGGCGTACCTGCAGCCAGCTCGGCTGCCGCGTCCAGTGTCGCAACGCCAGCTGCATCAGCACCTCCAATATCAG GGACGACTGCAGGCCCGTCAACGTCTTGCCCGGTGTCGCAAGCGTCAGGTAGCGTGAGCACGTCCCACGCGCCGCCCGGCGTGAGCACTTCGGCAGCGGCGGCGGGCGTGAGCACGTCTCACGCGGCGCCCGGCGTCAGCACGTCGCACGCGGCGCCCGGCGTCAGTACTTCGCACCCGCCGCCCGGCGTCAGTACGTCCCACGCGCCGCCCGGCGTCAGTACGTCGCACGCGCCGCCAGACGCACGCCCCCCTAAGCGTCGCCTTCAACAACGCCCGCTTGCTTCTAAGAGAACTCGGGTGCAA GGTTTTGAACGGTCTGTGGAAGTAGAATACCAAGTACCAACATCTTCCCGCTGCGATCAAGATGACGAAGGTGTCATCGTCGTTGATTCGGAGGAAGACGATGAACGATGCACTGGCACGATGTACAGG GAGGGAGAGGAAGAGGAGGAAGACATGGAAGAGGAACAAGAAGTGGAGGCCGGTGAGGAAGAGGAGGAGGTTGAAGGAGACGACAGTGAGAATACTACAAGACAG GAGTCGCCGGCGCAGTCCCCCGAGGCCGGCGAGGAGGCGGAGGAAGGCGCGGCCGGCGCGGCGCGGGCCGAGGCCGACAGCGAGCCCGCGCCCGCCATCCAGCAGATCGAAGCCATCAGCAGCGGCACTGAGC aaAGTGGAGCGCTGTCTTTGGGAGGTAACAATGGTGACGACGGAGACGACAGCATAGTACCGTCCACACCTACCCTCTACGTACCACGACGCAATGACGG GTTCGGCGAGGCGGTGGTGTCGCCGgtgggcggcggcgcgggcgcggcgcggtTCACGTTCGCGGAGGCGCACGCGGCGCTGCAGCAGCACCACGACACGCACGCCGACCTGGCCGCCGCGctgccgcccgcgccgctcgcCGCGCCCGCGCTCGACGCAC GTCCAGAAGGTGGTGAAACCAGAGACTGGGAGGAGTCAAGAGCTGAGGAGGAAGCAACCGCCGTCAGTTCACAGGGTAGTGAGCCATCTTCACCACATCAA